The Deltaproteobacteria bacterium genome contains the following window.
TTGATACATCAGGACCTGGAGCGTTCTCTGGAGGTTGCCTTCGGACGGTCCCCGCTGGTCAAGGGCAATGTCTATACCCGCCCGAGAACGGAAACCCTTACGATAAACCCCTTCCCCCCTTCCCAAGATACCCCAATTAAAAAAATAACCCACCTCCCGACCCCCCACCCCCTAACAACTGCTCTCCACTGTCTGAATTACAGAAATTTTTGAAATAGACAGTGAGTTTTGTCTGAGGTAATATAGAATGGGTTCGAAGATCCGAGGGTTCAAGGGGCCATGCGATTTTTTTTTAAACCCGGGGAACCCTCGAGGCCTTGAATCAGCAAGCCCTGTTATTTATAGGACAACAGTGAAAGAGATTCTTCGTCACGCCCGGGAAGTCATTCGCATCGAGGCAGAAGCCGTTCAGGGATTGCTCGAACGCCTGGATGAAAATTTTGTCCGGGCAGTGGAAATGGTTTTGGCCTGCCCAGGGCGGGTCGTCGTCACGGGCATTGGCAAATCGGGTTTGGTAGGCCGTAAGATCGTGGCCACTCTTACCAGCACGGGTACACCTGCGATCTTTCTCCACCCTGTAGAAGGCCTCCATGGAGATTTGGGCATGGTGACGGCTCAGGATGTAATCATGGCCATCTCCAATAGCGGGGAGACCGCTGAAATCGTTAGCCTTCTGCCCACCCTGAAAAAAATCGGGGTTAAAATTATCGGTCTAACCGGCTGCCTTACTTCTACCTTGGCCCAAAACAGCCAGATTGTTATCGACGTGGGGGTCGAACGAGAGGCTTGTCCTTTGGGGTTAGCTCCTACTTCCAGCACCACGGCCACTCTGGTCATCGGAGATGCTCTTGCCGTGGCGTTGATGCGGCAGAGAAAATTTGGTGAGAAGGATTTTG
Protein-coding sequences here:
- a CDS encoding KpsF/GutQ family sugar-phosphate isomerase — protein: MLRHAREVIRIEAEAVQGLLERLDENFVRAVEMVLACPGRVVVTGIGKSGLVGRKIVATLTSTGTPAIFLHPVEGLHGDLGMVTAQDVIMAISNSGETAEIVSLLPTLKKIGVKIIGLTGCLTSTLAQNSQIVIDVGVEREACPLGLAPTSSTTATLVIGDALAVALMRQRKFGEKDFALFHPGGSLGERLSLQVKDIMRPMTEFPVLSEESTVKEFLQAMQRQGADLALVLHPDGTLAGMITDRDLRRGKMGSRFLAQGIGGLMSSDLPTIEEGSSAAEALHELVEKNREALPVLDKKKCLKGLVTLRDILNRRNLKVF